In a genomic window of Pelecanus crispus isolate bPelCri1 chromosome 1, bPelCri1.pri, whole genome shotgun sequence:
- the LOC104026998 gene encoding histone H2A has translation MSGRGKKHAVAGKPGAAQKKTKSAKAGLQFPVGRVYRLLKRGNYADRIGPGAAIYLAAVLEYLSAEILELAGNAARENKKARILPRHIQLAVRNDEELNKLFSCVTIAQGGVMPNILSQLLPKRTAPSQEHGSR, from the coding sequence ATGTCTGGACGTGGAAAGAAACATGCAGTGGCTGGCAAACCTGGAGctgcacagaagaaaaccaagtCAGCCAAGGCTGGTCTGCAGTTCCCCGTGGGTCGTGTCTACAGGCTCCTTAAAAGAGGGAACTATGCTGACAGGATCGGTCCTGGCGCTGCCATCTACCTGGCTGCGGTGCTGGAGTACCTGAGCGCGGAGAtcctggagctggcagggaaTGCTGCACGGGAAAACAAGAAAGCCAGGATCCTGCCCAGGCACATCCAGCTGGCTGTGAGAAATGATGAAGAGCTGAACAAGCTCTTCTCCTGTGTGACCATCGCTCAAGGAGGGGTTATGCCAAATATCCTTTCCCAGCTCCTTCCCAAGAGAACTGCTCCTTCTCAGGAGCATGGTAGCCGTTGA
- the PDCL3 gene encoding phosducin-like protein 3 isoform X1, translated as MQDPNKDTEWNDILRKKGILPPKENLEEQERAKEEEQLAILQKSLVKTYEDMTLEELEENEDEFNEEDEKAIEMYRQQRLAEMKAAQMKNKFGEVLEISGKDYIQEVTKAGKGIWVVLHLYKQGIPLCALINQHMSGLARKFRDVKFIKAISTTCIPNYPDKNLPTIFVYLEGDIKAQFIGPLVFGGMNLTRDELEWKISESGAIKTDLEENPRKQIQDQLMSSIRACVPASGESDSEDD; from the exons atGCAG GACCCAAATAAAGACACGGAGTGGAATGACATCCTGCGCAAGAAAGGTatccttcctccaaaggaaaaTCTGGAGGAACAGGAGCGCGcaaaggaagaggagcagctTGCCATCCTTCAGAAGTCTCTTG TGAAAACTTACGAGGACATGACTCTGGAAGAGCTAGAAGAGAATGAAGATGAATTTAATGAGGAAGATGAGAAAGCTATTGAAATGTACAG GCAGCAAAGAttagcagaaatgaaagcagctcaaatgaagaataaatttGGGGAAGTTTTGGAGATTTCGGGAAAAGATTACATTCAAGAGGTTACAAAAGCTGGAAAAGGTATATGGGTAGTTCTGCACCTCTACAAACAAGG AATTCCACTCTGTGCCTTAATAAATCAACATATGAGCGGGCTTGCAAGGAAGTTCAGAGATGTGAAATTCATCAAAGCTATCTCTACGACCTGCATTCCCAACTACCCCGACAAGAACCTGCCTACAATATTCGTCTACCTGGAGGGAGACATCAAAGCTCAGTTCATTGGGCCTTTGGTGTTCGGTGGCATGAACCTGACAAGGGATG AATTGGAGTGGAAGATTTCCGAGTCGGGCGCCATCAAGACAGACCTCGAGGAGAACCCCAGGAAGCAGATCCAGGACCAGCTCATGTCCTCAATCAGGGCGTGTGTCCCAGCCAGTGGGGAGAGTGACTCAGAGGATGACTAA
- the PDCL3 gene encoding phosducin-like protein 3 isoform X2, with amino-acid sequence MQDPNKDTEWNDILRKKGILPPKENLEEQERAKEEEQLAILQKSLVKTYEDMTLEELEENEDEFNEEDEKAIEMYRIPLCALINQHMSGLARKFRDVKFIKAISTTCIPNYPDKNLPTIFVYLEGDIKAQFIGPLVFGGMNLTRDELEWKISESGAIKTDLEENPRKQIQDQLMSSIRACVPASGESDSEDD; translated from the exons atGCAG GACCCAAATAAAGACACGGAGTGGAATGACATCCTGCGCAAGAAAGGTatccttcctccaaaggaaaaTCTGGAGGAACAGGAGCGCGcaaaggaagaggagcagctTGCCATCCTTCAGAAGTCTCTTG TGAAAACTTACGAGGACATGACTCTGGAAGAGCTAGAAGAGAATGAAGATGAATTTAATGAGGAAGATGAGAAAGCTATTGAAATGTACAG AATTCCACTCTGTGCCTTAATAAATCAACATATGAGCGGGCTTGCAAGGAAGTTCAGAGATGTGAAATTCATCAAAGCTATCTCTACGACCTGCATTCCCAACTACCCCGACAAGAACCTGCCTACAATATTCGTCTACCTGGAGGGAGACATCAAAGCTCAGTTCATTGGGCCTTTGGTGTTCGGTGGCATGAACCTGACAAGGGATG AATTGGAGTGGAAGATTTCCGAGTCGGGCGCCATCAAGACAGACCTCGAGGAGAACCCCAGGAAGCAGATCCAGGACCAGCTCATGTCCTCAATCAGGGCGTGTGTCCCAGCCAGTGGGGAGAGTGACTCAGAGGATGACTAA